One Falco cherrug isolate bFalChe1 chromosome 11, bFalChe1.pri, whole genome shotgun sequence DNA window includes the following coding sequences:
- the CCNL1 gene encoding cyclin-L1: MASAATHPAPPAAATASVAPPPAPAAPGILIGDRLYSEVSLTIDHSLIPEERLSPTPSMQDGLDLQCETDLRILGCELIQAAGILLRLPQVAMATGQVLFHRFFYSKSFVKHSFEIVAMACINLASKIEEAPRRIRDVINVFHHLRQLRAKRTPSPLILDQNYINTKNQVIKAERRVLKELGFCVHVKHPHKIIVMYLQVLECERNQTLVQTAWNYMNDSLRTNVFVRFQPETIACACIYLAARALQIPLPTRPHWFLLFGTTEEEIQEICLTTLKLYTRKKPNYEFLDKEVEKRKMALQEAKLKAKGLNPDGTPALSALGGFSPASKPSSPREVKTEEKTPVSVNTKTIKKEPEERQQASKSPYNGMRKESKRSRSSRSASRSRSRTKSRSRSHTPRRHYNNRRSLSGTYSSRSRSRSRSHSGSPRRHHNHGLPHLKTKHSKEDLKSANRHGHKRKKSRSRSQSKSRDHSDAAKKHRHERGHHRDRRERSRSFERSHKGKHHGSSRSGHSRHRR; the protein is encoded by the exons ATGGCATCCGCCGCCACACacccggctccccccgccgccgccaccgctAGTGTTGCTCCCCCGCCGGCTCCCGCCGCTCCGGGCATCCTTATCGGCGACCGGCTCTACTCGGAGGTGTCGCTCACCATCGACCACTCGCTCATCCCGGAGGAGCGCCTCTCGCCTACCCCCTCCATGCAGGACGGCCTAGACCTGCAGTGCGAGACCGACCTGCGCATCCTGGGCTGCGAGCTCATCCAGGCGGCCGGCATCCTCCTCCGCCTGCCGCAG GTGGCGATGGCGACGGGGCAGGTGCTGTTTCATCGGTTCTTCTATTCGAAGTCTTTCGTCAAGCACAGCTTCGAG ATTGTTGCTATGGCCTGTATCAATCTCGCATCCAAAATTGAAGAGGCGCCTCGTCGTATAAGGGACGTGATCAACGTGTTTCATCATTTACGTCAGTTAAGAGCAAAAAG GACTCCAAGCCCCCTGATACTTGATCAGAACTACATAAACACCAAAAATCAAGTaatcaaagcagaaaggagGGTACTGAAGGAGTTGGGATTTTGTGTTCATGTCAAGCATCCACATAAG ATCATTGTTATGTATTTACAAGTCTTAGAATGTGAACGTAATCAAACCCTGGTACAGACAGCCTG gaattaCATGAATGACAGCCTTCGAACAAATGTGTTTGTTCGCTTTCAGCCAGAGACTATAGCATGTGCTTGCATTTATCTTGCTGCTAGGGCTCTGCAG ATTCCACTACCTACCCGTCCTCACTGGTTCTTGCTCTTTGGTACCACAGAAGAGGAGATCCAGGAGATATGCTTAACAACTCTTAAGCTTTATACCAGAAAAAAG CCCAATTATGAATTCCTGGATAAAGAagtagaaaagaggaaaatggcACTACAGGAAGCTAAACTGAAGGCAAAAGGTTTAAATCCAGATGGAACTCCAGCACTTTCAGCATTGGGTGGCTTTTCTCCTGCATCCAAACCAT CTTCCCCAAGAGAAGTAAAAACTGAAGAGAAGACTCCAGTCTCTGTGAATaccaaaaccattaaaaaagaGCCAGAAGAGAGGCAGCAAGCTTCAAAGAGCCCTTACAATGG catgagaaaagaaagcaagagaagtaGAAGCAGCAGAAGTGCTAGTCGATCTAGGTCAAGAACAAAGTCAAGGTCTCGATCACATACTCCTAGGCGGCA CTACAACAATAGGCGGAGCCTGTCTGGGACATACAGCTCAAGGTCAAGAAGCAGGTCCCGCAGCCACAGTGGCAGCCCTCGCCGACACCACAATCATGGCTTGCCACACCTGAAGACCAAGCATAGCAAGGAAGACCTGAAGAGTGCAAATAGACATGgtcacaagaggaaaaaatcacGTTCACGTTCTCAGAGCAAATCCAGGGATCATTCTGATGCTGCCAAGAAGCACAGGCACGAGCGGGGACACCACAGAGACCGGCGCGAGAGATCCCGCTCCTTCGAGAGATCTCACAAAGGCAAACACCACGGCAGCAGCCGGTCAGGACACAGCAGGCACAGGCGCTGA